A region from the Oncorhynchus tshawytscha isolate Ot180627B linkage group LG26, Otsh_v2.0, whole genome shotgun sequence genome encodes:
- the LOC112225407 gene encoding phosphatidylinositol N-acetylglucosaminyltransferase subunit A isoform X1: protein MGQRRRGAVAHAPPANRHHDGLTVAPQAPTRKHNICMVSDFFYPNMGGVESHIYQLSQCLIEKGHKVVIATHTYGCRKGVRYLTNGLKVYYLPLQVMYNQSTVTTCFHSLPLLRCVFVRERITVVHAHSSFSAMGHDALFHAKTMGLNTVFTDHSLFGFADVSSVLTNKLLAVSLCDTNHIVCVSYTSKENTVLRAGLDPEIVSVIPNAVDPRDFTPDPSQRHDDRITIVVISRLVYRKGIDLLGRIIPELCLKHPDVHFLIGGEGPKRIVLEEVREKYQLHDRVHLLGALEHKDVRGVLVQGHIFLNTSLTEAFCMAIVEGASCGLQVVSTRVGGIPEVLPEHLITLCEPTVHSLCAGLESVIARQLSGRVASPATIHAHVRTLYTWRNVAERTEKVYDCVAGKEVLPLDRRLLRLRAHCGPVAGSIFALFAVLDFLFLLLLRWLLPDRLIDIAMDATGPQGLWRRGLGDRKGTRSKSAVLTKEESSGHKTKL from the exons ATGGGCCAGCGAAGGAGGGGGGCGGTTGCCCATGCTCCCCCAGCAAACAGACACCATGACGGGCTCACAGTAGCTCCCCAGGCCCCAACCAGGAAACACAACATTTGCATGGTGTCAGACTTCTTCTACCCCAATATGGGAGGGGTGGAGAGCCACATCTACCAGCTATCCCAGTGTCTGATCGAGAAGGGCCACAAGGTGGTGATCGCCACCCACACCTACGGCTGTAGGAAGGGGGTCCGCTACCTGACCAATGGGCTCAAGGTCTACTACCTGCCCCTGCAGGTGATGTACAACCAGTCCACCGTCACCACCTGCTTCCACAGCCTGCCACTTCTGCGCTGTGTGTTCGTCAGGGAACGCATCACCGTGGTGCACGCCCACAGCTCCTTCTCCGCTATGGGACACGATGCACTGTTCCACGCCAAGACCATGGGCCTCAACACG GTGTTCACTGACCACTCCCTCTTTGGTTTTGCTGACGTCAGCTCGGTGCTGACCAATAAGCTGCTGGCTGTGTCTCTGTGCGATACCAATCACATTGTGTGCGTGTCATACACCAGTAAGGAGAACACAGTGCTCAGGGCAGGCCTCGACCCCGAGATTGTTTCTGTCATCCCCAATGCCGTCGACCCCAGAGACTTCACCCCCGACCCCTCCCAACGGCATGACGACAGGATCACCATCGTTGTGATCAGCCGTCTCGTCTACCGCaaag GAATAGATCTTCTGGGAAGGATCATCCCAGAGCTCTGTCTGAAACATCCAGATGTACATTTCTTGATTGGTGGAGAGGGACCAAAGAGAATCGTGttggaggaagtgagagagaaataCCAACTACACGACAG gGTGCATCTCCTGGGGGCCCTGGAGCATAAGGATGTGCGTGGGGTGTTGGTCCAGGGACATATCTTTCTCAACACCTCCCTGACTGAGGCCTTCTGCATGGCCATAGTGGAGGGAGCCAGCTGTGGACTACAG gtgGTAAGTACGCGTGTTGGAGGGATCCCAGAGGTTCTGCCAGAGCATCTGATCACCCTGTGCGAGCCAACCGTGCATTCTCTGTGTGCCGGCCTGGAGAGTGTCATCGCTAGGCAACTATCGGGCCGCGTTGCCTCCCCCGCCACCATCCACGCCCACGTCCGCACCCTGTACACCTGGAGGAACGtcgcagagagaacagagaag gtATATGATTGCGTCGCTGGGAAGGAGGTTCTTCCTCTGGACAGACGGCTGCTCAGACTGAGGGCCCACTGTGGCCCCGTGGCAGGCTCCATCTTTGCCCTCTTTGCTGTTCTCGActtcctcttcctgctcctcctccgcTGGCTCCTCCCAGACCGCCTCATAGATATTGCCATGGACGCCACGGGCCCTCAGGGGTTGTGGAGGCGGGGCTTGGGTGATAGGAAAGGAACTCGCTCTAAAAGTGCCGTCTTGACAAAGGAGGAGTCAAGTGGTCACAAGACCAAGCTCTGA
- the LOC112225407 gene encoding phosphatidylinositol N-acetylglucosaminyltransferase subunit A isoform X2 produces the protein MGQRRRGAVAHAPPANRHHDGLTVAPQAPTRKHNICMVSDFFYPNMGGVESHIYQLSQCLIEKGHKVVIATHTYGCRKGVRYLTNGLKVYYLPLQVMYNQSTVTTCFHSLPLLRCVFVRERITVVHAHSSFSAMGHDALFHAKTMGLNTVFTDHSLFGFADVSSVLTNKLLAVSLCDTNHIVCVSYTSKENTVLRAGLDPEIVSVIPNAVDPRDFTPDPSQRHDDRITIVVISRLVYRKDLLGRIIPELCLKHPDVHFLIGGEGPKRIVLEEVREKYQLHDRVHLLGALEHKDVRGVLVQGHIFLNTSLTEAFCMAIVEGASCGLQVVSTRVGGIPEVLPEHLITLCEPTVHSLCAGLESVIARQLSGRVASPATIHAHVRTLYTWRNVAERTEKVYDCVAGKEVLPLDRRLLRLRAHCGPVAGSIFALFAVLDFLFLLLLRWLLPDRLIDIAMDATGPQGLWRRGLGDRKGTRSKSAVLTKEESSGHKTKL, from the exons ATGGGCCAGCGAAGGAGGGGGGCGGTTGCCCATGCTCCCCCAGCAAACAGACACCATGACGGGCTCACAGTAGCTCCCCAGGCCCCAACCAGGAAACACAACATTTGCATGGTGTCAGACTTCTTCTACCCCAATATGGGAGGGGTGGAGAGCCACATCTACCAGCTATCCCAGTGTCTGATCGAGAAGGGCCACAAGGTGGTGATCGCCACCCACACCTACGGCTGTAGGAAGGGGGTCCGCTACCTGACCAATGGGCTCAAGGTCTACTACCTGCCCCTGCAGGTGATGTACAACCAGTCCACCGTCACCACCTGCTTCCACAGCCTGCCACTTCTGCGCTGTGTGTTCGTCAGGGAACGCATCACCGTGGTGCACGCCCACAGCTCCTTCTCCGCTATGGGACACGATGCACTGTTCCACGCCAAGACCATGGGCCTCAACACG GTGTTCACTGACCACTCCCTCTTTGGTTTTGCTGACGTCAGCTCGGTGCTGACCAATAAGCTGCTGGCTGTGTCTCTGTGCGATACCAATCACATTGTGTGCGTGTCATACACCAGTAAGGAGAACACAGTGCTCAGGGCAGGCCTCGACCCCGAGATTGTTTCTGTCATCCCCAATGCCGTCGACCCCAGAGACTTCACCCCCGACCCCTCCCAACGGCATGACGACAGGATCACCATCGTTGTGATCAGCCGTCTCGTCTACCGCaaag ATCTTCTGGGAAGGATCATCCCAGAGCTCTGTCTGAAACATCCAGATGTACATTTCTTGATTGGTGGAGAGGGACCAAAGAGAATCGTGttggaggaagtgagagagaaataCCAACTACACGACAG gGTGCATCTCCTGGGGGCCCTGGAGCATAAGGATGTGCGTGGGGTGTTGGTCCAGGGACATATCTTTCTCAACACCTCCCTGACTGAGGCCTTCTGCATGGCCATAGTGGAGGGAGCCAGCTGTGGACTACAG gtgGTAAGTACGCGTGTTGGAGGGATCCCAGAGGTTCTGCCAGAGCATCTGATCACCCTGTGCGAGCCAACCGTGCATTCTCTGTGTGCCGGCCTGGAGAGTGTCATCGCTAGGCAACTATCGGGCCGCGTTGCCTCCCCCGCCACCATCCACGCCCACGTCCGCACCCTGTACACCTGGAGGAACGtcgcagagagaacagagaag gtATATGATTGCGTCGCTGGGAAGGAGGTTCTTCCTCTGGACAGACGGCTGCTCAGACTGAGGGCCCACTGTGGCCCCGTGGCAGGCTCCATCTTTGCCCTCTTTGCTGTTCTCGActtcctcttcctgctcctcctccgcTGGCTCCTCCCAGACCGCCTCATAGATATTGCCATGGACGCCACGGGCCCTCAGGGGTTGTGGAGGCGGGGCTTGGGTGATAGGAAAGGAACTCGCTCTAAAAGTGCCGTCTTGACAAAGGAGGAGTCAAGTGGTCACAAGACCAAGCTCTGA